One Pocillopora verrucosa isolate sample1 chromosome 10, ASM3666991v2, whole genome shotgun sequence genomic window carries:
- the LOC131793447 gene encoding uncharacterized protein yields the protein MFSAKFLLPFLMTYLTVGSLQPMNGLNQDFQGHLPPALESANDTLSTSSHVAKRFINSRACREIFSSIDPQKYFQSNDIFFPRFVHTVKCEGTPDNPVHCGSAQGSMRCLTRMSDVKVMRIPSSGQCSWRRPVMIRNVPVGCYCEY from the exons ATGTTCTCTGCAAAG TTCCTACTGCCTTTTTTGATGACCTACTTGACAGTGGGCTCTCTCCAGCCGATGAATGGGTTAAATCAAGATTTTCAAGGTCACTTACCTCCAGCTTTGGAATCAGCAAATGACACTTTGAG CACTTCCTCTCACGTTGCAAAGCGATTCATAAACTCTCGTGCCTGTCGTGAGATCTTCTCAAGTATCGACCCTCAAAAGTATTTCCAAAGCAACGACATCTTTTTTCCCAGGTTTGTCCACACCGTGAAATGCGAAGGCACTCCAGACAATCCAGTGCACTGCGGTTCAGCGCAAGGGAGTATGCGCTGTTTGACCAGAATGAGCGACGTGAAGGTCATGCGCATACCAAGTTCGGGACAGTGCTCCTGGCGCAGACCCGTTATGATCAGGAATGTACCTGTAGGATGTTATTGCGAGTATTAA